Within the Methanomicrobium sp. W14 genome, the region CAGATTATCCGGTTACAGATTTTCATATTTTTAGAAAGAATTAATTTTTAATTCAACGTTTCTGAAGTGGTGCTGATGGGAAATAAAGATGAAAACAGTGGTTTTACCGGTCTTGAAGCTGCTTTAATTCTTATTGCCTTTGTCGTGGTTGCGTCCGTTTTTTCATACGTCATCTTAAATGCAGGTTTTTTTGCAGTGCAGAAATCCCAGCAGGTCATATATTCGGCTGTTGAGCAAAGTTCTTCTGTTGTTATTGCAGGTGACACCGTAAAGGGCCTGAAAAATTCGACTACCGGAAAGATTGACAGAATAATATTCAGTCTCTCCGCGCCTTATGCACTTCTTGACGTTAATCTTAACAGCACTTCTGTCAGTTTTATGACCGATTCTCTTTTAAAAAAGATTGATAAGGCAAGTCCTTTGTATAATTCATCGGAACCGTCTCCCGGTACATGGAGTATAATATCAAATACCGGAGGGCCCTCATCGGGTACAGTATTATCAACAGGTAAATCCGCGAGCCTTATGATAAACCTTCCACCTGACGCCCAGATATCACCGGGAGATAATTTCAGGGTAAATGTCCTGTTGACTCCTGGCCCTTCTGTTGCCATAGACAAAAAAGCGCCGGCAGGTTTTGATGATACTGTCGTTATGTGATTTTGGCAGCAAAATAATTCATTGAGGTTGTTTTCTCAGACGTATTGTCTTAGAATCACAATCCCAAGAATTAACGATACCACCAGACTTACAAGTGCAATCTGCATTGATCCGTCGTTTCTTTTGTATATCCTGTTTAGCTCGTCATCTCTTGATTTTATAAGCCTTGAGAGTTCCTTTAACTTGTCTGCGACATGGTCAGTATCGTCTCTTTTTAAAAATATTGTAATATCATTTAAGATATTGCGTTCCAGGG harbors:
- a CDS encoding archaellin/type IV pilin N-terminal domain-containing protein → MGNKDENSGFTGLEAALILIAFVVVASVFSYVILNAGFFAVQKSQQVIYSAVEQSSSVVIAGDTVKGLKNSTTGKIDRIIFSLSAPYALLDVNLNSTSVSFMTDSLLKKIDKASPLYNSSEPSPGTWSIISNTGGPSSGTVLSTGKSASLMINLPPDAQISPGDNFRVNVLLTPGPSVAIDKKAPAGFDDTVVM